A single Gemmatimonadota bacterium DNA region contains:
- a CDS encoding DegT/DnrJ/EryC1/StrS family aminotransferase: MAVPLLDLKAQHATIRNEVVDRMLQVVDEQVFILGAAVSSFECEVAGLSRTKYAVGCANGTDAILIAMRALDIGRGDEVVTSPFTFFATAGTIHNVGATPVFVDIDPKTFNIRADLAAAAVTSRTKAVIPVDLFGQMAPLEEIRRLLPSMPIIEDAAQSIGARRKIDGEWRMAGEAATIGTFSFFPSKNLGGYGDGGMMVTQDETIFKRLMRIRTHGSVQTYLHEEVGYNSRLDALQAVVLSAKLPHLAAWSAKRRDNAAYYDAAFADIADLTTPFIDPANESIFNQYTVRVDRRDALKDHLKAKGIGHSVYYPLPLHLQPCFAYLGYKEGTCPEAEQASKEVVSLPVFPELTRAQLDEVVAAVRSFFGK, from the coding sequence ATGGCCGTCCCGCTTCTCGACCTGAAGGCGCAGCACGCCACGATCCGGAACGAGGTCGTCGACCGGATGCTGCAGGTCGTCGACGAACAGGTCTTCATCCTCGGGGCCGCCGTCTCGAGCTTCGAATGCGAGGTCGCCGGCCTCTCCCGCACCAAGTACGCGGTCGGCTGCGCCAACGGCACCGATGCCATCCTGATCGCCATGCGCGCCCTCGACATCGGGCGCGGCGACGAGGTAGTGACGTCGCCGTTCACGTTCTTCGCGACGGCGGGGACGATCCACAACGTCGGCGCGACGCCGGTGTTCGTCGACATCGACCCGAAGACGTTCAACATCCGCGCCGACCTCGCAGCCGCGGCGGTGACCTCCCGCACGAAGGCCGTGATCCCCGTCGACCTCTTCGGTCAGATGGCCCCGCTCGAGGAGATCCGGCGCCTGTTGCCGTCGATGCCGATCATCGAGGACGCCGCGCAGAGCATCGGGGCGCGCCGGAAGATCGACGGCGAGTGGCGCATGGCCGGTGAGGCCGCGACCATCGGCACCTTCTCGTTCTTCCCGTCGAAGAACCTCGGCGGGTACGGGGACGGCGGCATGATGGTCACGCAGGACGAGACGATCTTCAAGCGCCTGATGCGGATCCGCACGCACGGGTCGGTCCAGACGTACCTGCATGAGGAGGTCGGATACAACTCCCGCCTCGACGCTCTCCAGGCGGTGGTGCTCTCGGCCAAGCTCCCGCATCTCGCCGCGTGGAGTGCCAAGCGCCGCGACAACGCCGCCTACTACGATGCGGCCTTCGCGGACATCGCCGACCTGACGACCCCGTTCATCGACCCGGCGAACGAGTCGATCTTCAATCAGTACACCGTCCGCGTCGACCGTCGCGACGCGCTCAAGGACCACCTGAAGGCGAAGGGGATCGGGCACTCGGTGTACTATCCATTGCCGCTCCACCTGCAGCCCTGCTTTGCCTATCTCGGCTACAAGGAAGGGACCTGCCCCGAGGCCGAGCAGGCGTCGAAGGAAGTGGTCTCGCTCCCCGTCTTCCCGGAACTCACGCGCGCCCAGCTGGACGAGGTCGTGGCCGCCGTGCGCTCCTTCTTCGGCAAGTGA
- a CDS encoding nucleotide sugar dehydrogenase has translation MTTQQELLQKIKDRTAVSSVIGLGYVGLPLAVELCEAGFTVIGYDVSERVCALLMRGESHIQDVPAEQVARHVKSGKFVATTDAALLAKAHTVSIAVPTPLAKTRDPDMSYVLSASATVAAHAHKGMLIVLESTTYPGTTRELLQPRLEERGLVVGEDVFLAFSPERVDPGNPVYHTKNTPKVVGGITPACNAVATAFYSSTIDTVVPVSSPEAAELVKLLENTFRSVNIGLVNEMAIVCDRLGVDVWEVIDAAATKPFGFMKFTPGPGIGGHCIPLDPHYLAWKMRSLNYKTRFIDLASEVNSAMPDYVVEKIAWALNDDRKSVKGSKVLVLGVAYKRDIDDMRESPALDVMRLLEERGAHVVYHDPHVPSFREDGHEMHGVAFSDALLDSVDVAVVVTDHKAVDYQRVVDRCSLVVDARNAMAKVRPGKARVVALTSSRPAGASA, from the coding sequence ATGACCACCCAGCAGGAACTCCTCCAGAAGATCAAGGATCGCACCGCCGTCAGCTCGGTGATCGGGCTCGGCTACGTCGGCCTTCCGCTCGCGGTCGAGCTGTGCGAGGCCGGGTTCACCGTGATCGGGTATGACGTGAGCGAGCGCGTCTGCGCGCTCCTGATGCGCGGCGAGTCGCACATCCAGGACGTGCCGGCGGAACAGGTCGCGCGCCACGTGAAGTCGGGCAAGTTCGTCGCGACCACCGACGCCGCGTTGCTCGCGAAGGCGCATACGGTCTCGATCGCCGTGCCCACGCCGCTCGCGAAGACACGTGATCCGGACATGTCCTACGTCCTCTCGGCTTCGGCGACGGTCGCGGCGCACGCGCACAAGGGGATGCTGATCGTCCTCGAGAGCACGACCTACCCCGGCACGACCCGCGAACTGCTGCAGCCGCGACTCGAGGAGCGCGGCCTCGTGGTGGGTGAGGATGTCTTCCTCGCGTTCAGCCCAGAGCGTGTGGACCCCGGGAACCCCGTCTACCACACGAAGAACACGCCCAAGGTCGTCGGCGGGATCACGCCGGCCTGCAACGCCGTCGCGACCGCGTTCTACTCGTCGACGATCGACACCGTCGTGCCGGTGTCGTCGCCGGAGGCGGCCGAGCTCGTGAAGCTGCTCGAGAACACCTTCCGCTCGGTGAACATCGGGCTCGTGAACGAGATGGCGATCGTCTGCGACCGCCTCGGCGTGGACGTGTGGGAGGTGATCGATGCGGCGGCCACCAAGCCCTTCGGCTTCATGAAGTTCACGCCGGGCCCCGGCATCGGCGGGCACTGCATCCCGCTCGACCCGCACTACCTCGCGTGGAAGATGCGGTCGCTCAACTACAAGACGCGCTTCATCGACCTCGCGAGCGAGGTCAACTCGGCGATGCCCGACTACGTCGTCGAGAAGATCGCATGGGCGCTCAATGACGACCGGAAGTCGGTGAAGGGGAGCAAGGTCCTCGTGCTCGGGGTCGCGTACAAGCGCGACATCGACGACATGCGCGAGAGCCCCGCGCTCGACGTGATGCGTCTGCTCGAGGAGCGCGGCGCGCACGTCGTCTATCACGATCCGCATGTGCCCTCGTTCCGCGAGGACGGGCATGAGATGCACGGCGTGGCCTTCTCCGACGCCTTGCTGGACAGCGTCGACGTGGCGGTCGTGGTGACGGACCACAAGGCGGTGGATTACCAGCGTGTCGTCGATCGATGTTCGCTCGTGGTCGATGCGCGCAACGCGATGGCCAAGGTTCGGCCGGGGAAGGCGCGCGTGGTCGCGCTCACGTCCTCGCGCCCGGCGGGAGCCTCCGCGTGA
- a CDS encoding UDP-glucose/GDP-mannose dehydrogenase family protein yields the protein MRITVVGTGYVGLVVGACLAETGNDVVCADVDIGKIDGLKRNQLPIYEPGLEEYVERNQAAGRLVFTTDIPSAIASAEVVFIAVGTPPDEDGSADLKHVLAVADAIGRHATRELVIVTKSTVPVGTAEKVAAVVAPLIKVPFHMCSNPEFLKEGAAVEDFMKPDRVVIGVETPFARARMDELYAPFVRTGKPIIFMDIPSAEMTKYAANAMLATRISFMNEIANLCERVGANVDLVRKGIGSDSRIGPAFLFPGPGYGGSCFPKDVKALMRTSEERGAPMQVLRAVEDANDLQKHRLFGKVRDALGGSVQGKRIALWGLAFKANTDDMRESPSLPLIDALLEAGATVVAHDPAAMHEAERRLGARITYASGNYEALDGADALVIVTDWNAYRFPDFSRIRSALASPVVVDGRNLYDPEKMRALGFTYRSIGRGRE from the coding sequence GTGAGGATCACCGTCGTCGGGACCGGGTACGTCGGGCTCGTCGTCGGCGCCTGCCTGGCCGAGACGGGCAATGACGTGGTCTGCGCGGACGTCGATATCGGCAAGATCGATGGCCTGAAGCGGAACCAGCTGCCGATCTACGAGCCGGGGCTCGAGGAGTACGTCGAGCGCAACCAGGCGGCGGGACGGCTGGTCTTCACGACCGACATCCCGTCGGCGATCGCCTCGGCGGAAGTCGTCTTCATCGCCGTCGGCACGCCGCCGGACGAGGATGGTTCGGCGGACCTCAAGCACGTGCTCGCCGTGGCGGACGCGATCGGTCGGCATGCGACCCGCGAGCTGGTCATCGTGACGAAGTCGACGGTGCCGGTCGGGACCGCCGAGAAGGTCGCCGCCGTCGTGGCGCCGCTCATCAAGGTCCCCTTCCACATGTGCTCGAACCCCGAGTTCCTCAAGGAAGGGGCGGCGGTCGAGGACTTCATGAAGCCGGATCGCGTGGTGATCGGCGTCGAGACGCCGTTCGCGCGCGCCCGGATGGACGAGCTCTACGCGCCGTTCGTCCGGACGGGGAAGCCCATCATCTTCATGGACATCCCCTCGGCGGAGATGACCAAGTACGCGGCGAACGCGATGCTCGCGACGCGCATCTCGTTCATGAACGAGATCGCGAACCTCTGTGAGCGCGTCGGCGCCAACGTCGACCTCGTGCGCAAGGGGATCGGGTCGGACTCGCGCATCGGCCCCGCGTTCCTCTTCCCCGGGCCCGGCTACGGTGGCTCGTGCTTCCCGAAGGACGTCAAGGCCCTCATGCGCACCTCCGAGGAGCGTGGGGCGCCGATGCAGGTGCTGCGCGCGGTCGAGGATGCGAACGACCTGCAGAAGCATCGGCTGTTCGGGAAGGTCCGCGACGCGCTCGGCGGGTCGGTGCAGGGGAAGCGCATCGCCCTTTGGGGCCTGGCGTTCAAGGCCAACACCGACGACATGCGCGAGTCACCGTCGCTCCCGCTCATCGACGCGTTGCTCGAGGCGGGCGCGACGGTCGTCGCGCACGATCCGGCTGCGATGCACGAGGCGGAGCGACGCCTCGGCGCGCGCATCACCTACGCGTCCGGCAACTATGAGGCGCTCGACGGTGCTGACGCCCTCGTGATCGTCACGGACTGGAACGCGTACCGTTTCCCTGACTTCTCTCGCATCCGTTCCGCGCTGGCCTCGCCGGTGGTCGTCGATGGCCGCAACCTGTACGATCCCGAGAAGATGCGGGCGCTCGGTTTCACGTACCGCTCCATCGGCCGGGGACGCGAGTGA
- a CDS encoding SDR family oxidoreductase: protein MRVLVTGVAGFLGSHLADRFLRDGHSVVGLDNFLTGHPDNIAHLMGHERFSFVRHNISEYTYVAGPLDGVLHFASPASPVDYLEMPIQTLKVGSLGTHNALGIALAKKARFLLASTSEVYGDPLEHPQTEAYWGNVNPIGPRGCYDEAKRFAEAMTMAYHRAQGVDTRIVRIFNTYGPRMRPGDGRVVSNFIVQALHGQPLSVYGDGSQTRSFCYVEDEVEGIYRLFRSEEGMPVNIGNPNEFTVRQLAELVVELTGSSSVITSHPLPTDDPKVRKPDITRARTVLGWEPTIQLREGLARTIEYFRGLEGSARMQPPT, encoded by the coding sequence GTGAGGGTCCTCGTCACGGGGGTCGCGGGCTTCCTGGGTTCGCACCTCGCGGATCGCTTCCTCCGGGACGGGCATTCGGTCGTCGGGCTCGACAACTTCCTGACCGGCCATCCGGATAACATCGCGCACCTGATGGGGCACGAGCGATTCTCGTTCGTGCGCCACAACATCTCCGAATACACGTACGTCGCGGGTCCGCTGGACGGCGTGCTCCATTTCGCCTCTCCGGCGAGCCCGGTCGACTATCTCGAGATGCCGATCCAGACGCTGAAGGTCGGTTCGCTGGGAACGCACAACGCGCTGGGCATCGCCCTCGCGAAGAAGGCCCGCTTCCTGCTCGCCTCGACGTCAGAGGTCTACGGCGACCCGCTCGAGCACCCGCAGACCGAGGCGTACTGGGGGAACGTGAACCCGATCGGTCCGCGCGGCTGCTACGACGAGGCGAAGCGCTTCGCCGAGGCGATGACGATGGCGTACCATCGGGCGCAGGGTGTCGACACGCGGATCGTGCGGATCTTCAATACGTACGGTCCGCGCATGCGGCCGGGCGACGGGCGCGTGGTCTCGAACTTCATCGTTCAGGCGCTCCATGGCCAGCCGCTCTCGGTGTACGGGGACGGCAGCCAGACCCGCTCGTTCTGCTACGTCGAGGACGAGGTCGAGGGCATCTACCGGCTCTTCCGGAGCGAGGAGGGGATGCCGGTCAACATCGGCAACCCGAACGAGTTCACCGTCCGTCAGCTGGCCGAGCTCGTGGTGGAACTCACGGGGTCGTCCTCGGTTATCACCTCGCACCCGCTGCCCACGGACGATCCCAAGGTCCGCAAGCCCGACATCACCCGCGCACGCACCGTGCTCGGGTGGGAGCCCACGATCCAGCTGCGCGAGGGCCTCGCGCGGACCATCGAATACTTCCGCGGTCTCGAAGGGTCCGCGCGGATGCAGCCCCCGACCTGA
- the bamD gene encoding outer membrane protein assembly factor BamD, whose amino-acid sequence MRRPVLLVLALAVTAGACFGSFNVRDYSTSAALYSAGMQKYRAGKYADAATAFERLTLDLPTRDTLLPLAHWYLGWSRLKRDERLLAAQAFIRLSETVPDDTLADDALLMSGRSYGGLWRRASLDPQYGLLAQTQYRLLVGVYPQSGLVDSANRELRRLDEMFASKDYETGVHYTRRKAYDSAIIFFKDVVKNFPETDKARQAMLRMVEIYRLPALDYKEDAAEVCDALRAAYPTHPEVLAACKVSPTGRPDSAATGAARRP is encoded by the coding sequence ATGCGACGTCCCGTCCTGCTCGTCCTCGCGCTCGCCGTCACGGCCGGCGCCTGCTTCGGTTCCTTCAACGTCCGCGACTACTCCACGTCCGCGGCGCTCTACTCGGCCGGCATGCAGAAGTACCGGGCGGGGAAGTACGCCGATGCCGCGACGGCTTTCGAGCGCCTGACGCTCGACCTCCCCACGCGGGACACGCTGCTCCCGCTGGCGCATTGGTACCTCGGCTGGTCGCGGCTCAAGCGTGACGAGCGCCTCCTCGCGGCCCAGGCCTTCATCCGGCTGAGCGAAACGGTGCCGGACGACACGCTCGCCGACGATGCCCTCCTGATGTCCGGGCGCTCGTACGGCGGGCTCTGGCGTCGGGCGAGCCTCGATCCGCAGTACGGCCTGCTCGCGCAGACGCAGTACCGGCTCCTCGTCGGCGTCTATCCGCAGTCGGGACTCGTCGACTCGGCGAACCGGGAGTTGCGGCGCCTCGACGAGATGTTCGCATCGAAGGACTACGAGACCGGGGTCCACTACACCCGACGGAAGGCCTACGACTCCGCGATCATCTTCTTCAAGGACGTCGTGAAGAACTTCCCGGAGACCGACAAGGCGCGGCAGGCGATGCTTCGCATGGTCGAGATCTACCGGCTGCCCGCGCTCGACTACAAGGAGGACGCGGCGGAGGTCTGTGACGCGCTCCGGGCCGCCTACCCGACCCACCCCGAGGTCCTGGCCGCGTGCAAGGTGAGCCCGACCGGCAGACCCGATAGCGCGGCGACGGGCGCAGCGCGCCGCCCGTAG
- the nadD gene encoding nicotinate (nicotinamide) nucleotide adenylyltransferase: MGERIGLLGGTFDPPHVGHLFLAYTALERLALDRVVLIPARRQPLKAGAEITAPEHRLAMTRLLAGSDPRLSVDPVELSREGLSFSIDTVRSYRAAHPAAELTFLMGEDTAATLAHWRDPAGIAALARIVVLTRGDGHEPGAPLPAGVHVERVTTRRIDISATEVRARARAGSSLRGFVTDDIAAYIAAHGLYRTTNE; this comes from the coding sequence GTGGGCGAGCGCATCGGGTTGCTCGGCGGGACATTCGATCCGCCGCACGTCGGTCACCTCTTCCTCGCCTACACGGCGCTGGAGCGACTCGCGCTCGACCGGGTGGTGCTCATCCCGGCCCGGCGTCAGCCACTCAAGGCCGGCGCCGAGATCACCGCCCCGGAGCATCGGTTGGCCATGACGCGGCTGCTGGCCGGGAGCGATCCCCGCCTGTCGGTCGATCCCGTCGAGCTGTCCCGCGAGGGGTTATCTTTCTCGATCGACACCGTCCGGTCCTACCGGGCGGCGCATCCCGCGGCCGAGCTCACGTTCCTCATGGGCGAGGACACGGCAGCGACCCTCGCGCACTGGCGCGATCCGGCCGGGATCGCCGCACTGGCGCGGATCGTCGTCCTGACGCGCGGAGATGGGCACGAACCGGGGGCGCCGTTGCCCGCGGGAGTCCACGTGGAGCGGGTGACCACGCGGCGGATCGACATCTCGGCCACGGAGGTCCGCGCGCGGGCGCGCGCCGGATCGTCGTTGCGGGGATTCGTCACGGATGACATTGCCGCGTACATCGCGGCGCATGGCCTGTATCGCACCACCAACGAGTGA
- the secA gene encoding preprotein translocase subunit SecA: protein MLKKLIGAVFGTRHEREQRRVQPIVDDINGHYARLRDLSDADLQGQTARFRATIEERTAVLRARIEELKAQKHAATEPSARDALDAELAGPDGQGGVEAEYRALVGEVLDELLPEAFATVREAARRLVGTPVSVIGREMTWDMVHYDVQLVGGIQLHLGKIAEMATGEGKTLVATLPLYLNALPGRGAHLVTVNNYLARRDSQWMGHLYRWLGLTVGCLDDTEPGTPERRAAYLCDITYGTNNEFGFDYLRDNMVVSLEQRVQRPHVFAIVDEVDSVLVDEARTPLIISGPVGNDGDVAYAEHNTNVARLVRKQTELVNDLVGKGERALEAGQTEEAGLAFYQARMGSPKNKRLLKVMQETGVKQLIQQKELQHLADRKLPAGKQEFREIEELLLFVLDEKGQSVHLTDRGVDFLSPDKHDQFVLPDIATEMGRIDRDHVMDPAAKLEARRTMEVEYAIKSEKLNIIHQLLRAHALFEKDVNYVVQEGQVLIVDEFTGRTMPGRRWSEGLHQAVEAKEGVVVRGETQTLATITIQNYFRLYEKLAGMTGTAETEETEFFQIYGLEVAVIPTNKPAIRDDRQDLVYKTRREKYNGILEETRRLHELGFPVLVGTTSVEASETLSRLFQRAGLPHNVLNAKYHQREAEIVALAGQHGAITIATNMAGRGTDIKLGEGVRTSKPSVVKDADGKDVSVSEIGGLHIIGSERHESRRIDRQLRGRAGRQGDPGSSQFYLSLEDDLMRLFGSDRIARLMDSMGAQEGEVLTHPLITRSIEQAQKRVELQNFQSRKRLLDYDDVMNQQREVIYSLRSFALEGGEELKGEAEKMVNAAIARRVETTLATAETPEDWDLGLLRQDLMMHYLVAVDAFDEARDRPASVLAAQSLATAAALEAYQRKFVTLGDFAPRLLSLVMLNVLDEKWKDHLYDLDQLRAAIGYRSWGQKDPLVEYKQDAYKMFEDLMTDIQHTFTERFLKVQLVFDEPRPAPPPPTSVLPPMQKRFNALGVAEDVAPTRAADSPPEPPRPEPKVVGAGRGVSNLAAGTANGNLDFTNVGRNDPCPCGSGKKFKKCHGA, encoded by the coding sequence ATGCTGAAGAAGCTGATCGGGGCGGTCTTCGGGACGCGGCACGAGCGTGAGCAGCGCCGGGTCCAGCCCATCGTGGACGACATCAACGGGCACTATGCCCGGCTCCGCGACCTGTCGGACGCGGACCTGCAGGGGCAGACCGCCCGCTTCCGCGCGACCATCGAGGAGCGGACGGCGGTGCTCCGCGCGCGGATCGAGGAGCTCAAGGCGCAGAAGCATGCCGCGACCGAGCCTTCGGCGCGCGATGCGCTCGATGCCGAGCTCGCGGGCCCCGACGGGCAGGGGGGCGTGGAGGCCGAGTACCGCGCGCTCGTCGGCGAGGTGCTCGATGAGCTCCTGCCCGAAGCCTTCGCGACGGTGCGCGAGGCGGCGCGCCGCCTCGTCGGCACGCCGGTGTCGGTGATCGGCCGCGAGATGACGTGGGACATGGTCCACTATGACGTCCAGCTCGTCGGCGGCATCCAGCTGCACCTGGGGAAGATCGCCGAGATGGCGACGGGCGAGGGCAAGACGCTCGTCGCGACGCTCCCGCTGTACCTCAACGCCCTCCCCGGGCGCGGGGCGCACCTCGTCACGGTCAACAACTACCTCGCGCGGCGCGACTCGCAGTGGATGGGGCACCTCTACCGCTGGCTCGGCCTCACCGTCGGCTGCCTCGACGACACGGAGCCGGGCACCCCGGAACGCCGCGCGGCGTACCTCTGCGACATCACGTACGGCACGAACAACGAGTTCGGCTTCGACTACCTGCGCGACAACATGGTGGTCTCGCTCGAGCAGCGGGTGCAGCGCCCGCACGTCTTCGCGATCGTCGACGAGGTGGACTCGGTGCTGGTGGACGAGGCCCGCACGCCGCTCATCATCTCCGGCCCGGTGGGGAACGACGGGGACGTCGCCTACGCCGAGCACAACACGAACGTCGCGCGCCTCGTGCGCAAGCAGACCGAGCTGGTGAACGACCTCGTCGGGAAGGGGGAGCGCGCGCTCGAGGCCGGCCAGACCGAGGAGGCCGGGCTCGCGTTCTACCAGGCGCGGATGGGCAGCCCGAAGAACAAGCGGCTGCTGAAGGTGATGCAGGAGACGGGCGTCAAGCAGCTGATCCAGCAGAAGGAGCTCCAGCACCTCGCCGACCGCAAGCTGCCGGCGGGGAAGCAGGAGTTCCGCGAGATCGAGGAGCTGCTGCTCTTCGTGCTCGACGAGAAGGGGCAGTCGGTGCACCTCACCGACCGCGGCGTCGACTTCCTCTCGCCGGACAAGCACGACCAGTTCGTGCTCCCCGACATCGCGACGGAGATGGGGCGCATCGACCGCGACCACGTCATGGATCCGGCGGCGAAGCTCGAGGCGCGCCGGACGATGGAAGTCGAGTACGCGATCAAGTCGGAGAAGCTGAACATCATCCACCAGCTCCTGCGCGCGCACGCCCTGTTCGAGAAGGACGTGAACTACGTGGTGCAGGAAGGGCAGGTCCTCATCGTCGACGAGTTCACCGGCCGCACGATGCCGGGACGGCGGTGGAGCGAGGGCTTGCACCAGGCGGTCGAGGCGAAGGAGGGCGTGGTCGTGCGCGGCGAGACGCAGACGCTCGCGACGATCACCATCCAGAACTACTTCCGCCTCTACGAGAAGCTCGCCGGCATGACCGGCACGGCCGAGACCGAGGAGACGGAGTTCTTCCAGATCTACGGCCTCGAGGTTGCGGTCATCCCGACCAACAAGCCGGCGATCCGCGACGACCGGCAGGACCTCGTCTACAAGACGCGACGCGAGAAGTACAACGGCATCCTCGAGGAGACGCGCCGCCTCCACGAGCTCGGCTTCCCCGTGCTCGTCGGCACGACCAGCGTCGAGGCGTCGGAGACGCTTTCGCGCCTCTTCCAGCGCGCCGGCCTGCCGCACAACGTGCTCAACGCGAAGTACCACCAGCGCGAGGCGGAGATCGTCGCGCTCGCCGGTCAGCACGGCGCGATCACGATCGCGACGAACATGGCCGGCCGCGGCACCGACATCAAGCTGGGCGAGGGGGTGCGGACGTCGAAGCCGTCGGTCGTGAAGGATGCCGACGGCAAGGACGTGAGCGTCTCCGAGATCGGCGGGCTGCACATCATCGGCTCCGAGCGCCACGAGTCGCGGCGCATCGACCGTCAGCTCCGCGGCCGCGCCGGTCGCCAGGGCGACCCGGGCTCCTCGCAGTTCTATCTCTCGCTCGAGGATGACCTCATGCGCCTCTTCGGGTCCGACCGCATCGCGCGGTTGATGGACTCGATGGGCGCCCAGGAGGGCGAGGTGCTCACGCACCCGCTCATCACGCGGTCGATCGAGCAGGCGCAGAAGCGGGTCGAGCTCCAGAACTTCCAGTCGCGCAAGCGGCTGCTCGACTACGATGACGTGATGAACCAGCAGCGCGAGGTCATCTACTCGCTCCGCTCGTTCGCGCTCGAGGGCGGCGAGGAGTTGAAGGGCGAGGCCGAGAAGATGGTGAACGCGGCCATCGCCCGTCGCGTGGAGACCACCCTCGCGACCGCCGAGACGCCGGAGGACTGGGATCTCGGGCTGCTGCGGCAGGACCTGATGATGCATTACCTCGTCGCGGTCGACGCGTTCGACGAGGCGCGCGACCGCCCGGCGTCGGTCCTGGCCGCACAGTCACTCGCCACCGCGGCGGCGCTCGAGGCGTACCAGCGGAAGTTCGTCACGCTCGGCGACTTCGCCCCGCGCCTCCTCTCGCTCGTCATGCTCAACGTGCTCGACGAGAAGTGGAAGGACCACCTGTATGACCTCGACCAGCTGCGCGCGGCGATCGGCTACCGCTCGTGGGGCCAGAAGGACCCGCTCGTCGAGTACAAGCAGGATGCGTACAAGATGTTCGAGGACCTGATGACGGACATCCAGCACACCTTCACGGAGCGGTTCCTGAAGGTGCAGCTCGTGTTCGACGAGCCGCGGCCCGCCCCGCCGCCGCCGACGAGCGTCCTCCCGCCGATGCAGAAGCGGTTCAATGCACTCGGCGTGGCCGAGGATGTCGCACCGACGCGGGCAGCCGATTCACCCCCGGAGCCGCCGCGGCCGGAACCGAAGGTGGTCGGTGCGGGACGCGGGGTCTCGAACCTGGCGGCGGGCACGGCCAACGGGAACCTCGACTTCACGAACGTGGGCCGGAACGATCCGTGTCCGTGCGGGAGCGGGAAGAAGTTCAAGAAGTGCCATGGCGCGTAG
- the radC gene encoding DNA repair protein RadC, whose amino-acid sequence MPSVLDLPPADRPRERLRALGAASLTTSELLGLLLGVATTGRTSTDLAADVIHRAGGSLRRLGQIPIAALTEVPGLGEVRALAIHAALELGRRLAAEGADEGEPMRGPRDVWRYYAPRLEGLTVEEFHVAVLDAQHRLERDILVSRGILNSSLVHPREVFREAIAERAASLVLVHNHPSGDPTPSPDDRAITAQLVAAGRLLDIPIQDHLVIGRGRFVSFAEAGLL is encoded by the coding sequence GTGCCCTCCGTCCTCGACCTCCCTCCCGCCGATCGCCCGCGTGAGCGCCTCCGCGCGCTCGGTGCCGCCTCGCTCACCACGAGCGAGCTGCTCGGCCTCCTCCTCGGCGTCGCGACGACCGGTCGGACCTCGACCGACCTCGCGGCCGACGTCATCCACCGGGCGGGCGGGTCGCTCCGCCGGCTCGGCCAGATCCCCATCGCGGCGCTGACGGAGGTCCCCGGCCTCGGGGAGGTGCGCGCGTTGGCGATCCACGCGGCGCTCGAGCTGGGGCGCCGACTGGCCGCGGAGGGGGCGGATGAAGGGGAGCCCATGCGCGGGCCGCGGGATGTCTGGCGGTACTACGCGCCGCGGCTCGAGGGGCTCACCGTCGAGGAGTTCCACGTTGCCGTGCTCGACGCGCAGCACCGGCTGGAGCGGGACATCCTGGTGAGTCGCGGGATCCTCAACTCCTCCCTGGTGCACCCGCGCGAGGTCTTCCGGGAGGCGATCGCCGAGCGGGCGGCCAGTTTGGTGCTGGTGCACAACCACCCCTCAGGCGACCCGACGCCGAGCCCCGATGACCGGGCGATCACCGCGCAGCTGGTGGCGGCCGGGCGGCTGCTCGATATCCCGATCCAGGACCACCTGGTCATCGGACGGGGACGCTTCGTGTCGTTCGCCGAGGCGGGGTTGTTGTAG